The Setaria italica strain Yugu1 chromosome IX, Setaria_italica_v2.0, whole genome shotgun sequence genome has a window encoding:
- the LOC101774706 gene encoding probable protein kinase At2g41970: protein MWCCSGAEEEPLAVPPAGNPAYTPPRAPAAHPRGPSMPRPGAASAAKVLPIDVPAFPLSELNRLTGNFGDRALVGEGSYGRVYRAKLGTGEAVAVKMFDNGGSSGQSEAEFCEQLSVVSRLKCEHFTQLLGYCLELNNRIVLYQFATMGSLYDILHGKKGVQGAEPGPVLTWSQRARIAYGAARGLEYLHEKARPSIVHRDVRSSNVLVFDGHDAKIGDFNLTNQSPDSAARLHSTKVLGTFGYHAPEYAMTGQLTQKSDVYSFGVVLLELLTGRKPVDHTMPKGQQSLVTWATPRLSEDKVKQCVDPKLKDDYPPKAVAKLAAVAALCVQYEADFRPNMTIVVKALQPLVTARPGGDHP from the exons atgtggtgttgcagcggcgcggaggaggagccccTGGCCGTCCCGCCGGCCGGCAACCCGGCCTACACGCCGCCGCGAGCACCAG CAGCCCATCCGAGAGGGCCGAGCATGCCGAGGCccggcgcggcgtcggcggccaagGTGCTGCCCATCGACGTGCCGGCGTTCCCGCTGTCGGAGCTGAACCGCCTGACGGGCAACTTCGGGGACAGGGCGCTGGTCGGGGAAGGCTCCTACGGCCGCGTGTACCGCGCCAAGCTCGGCACCGGGGAGGCGGTGGCCGTCAAGATGTTCGACAACGGCGGCTCCTCCGGGCAGTCGGAGGCCGAGTTCTGCGAGCAGCTGTCCGTGGTGTCCCGGCTCAAGTGCGAGCACTTCACCCAGCTGCTGGGCTACTGCCTCGAGCTCAACAACCGGATCGTGCTCTACCAGTTCGCCACCATGGGCTCCCTCTACGACATACTCCACG GGAAGAAGGGGGTGCAGGGGGCGGAGCCGGGGCCGGTGCTGACGTGGAGCCAGCGCGCCAGGATCGCGTacggggcggcgcgggggctgGAGTACCTGCACGAGAAGGCGCGGCCGTCGATCGTGCACCGCGACGTGCGCTCCAGCAACGTGCTGGTCTTCGACGGCCACGACGCCAAGATCGGGGACTTCAACCTCACCAACCAGTCCCCCGACTCCGCCGCGCGCCTGCACTCCACCAAGGTGCTCGGCACGTTCGGATACCACGCGCCCGAGTATGCGATGACGGGCCAGCTGACACAgaagagcgacgtgtacagcttcggcgtcgtgCTCCTTGAGCTCCTGACCGGGAGGAAGCCCGTGGATCACACCATGCCCAAGGGGCAGCAGAGCTTGGTCACCTGG GCCACTCCAAGATTGAGCGAGGACAAAGTGAAGCAGTGTGTGGACCCCAAGCTGAAGGACGACTACCCGCCGAAGGCCGTGGCAAAG ctcgcggcggtggcggcgctgtgCGTCCAGTACGAGGCCGACTTCAGGCCCAACATGACCATCGTCGTCAAGGCCCTGCAGCCCCTCGTGACTGCTCGGCCTGGAGGAGATCACCCGTAG
- the LOC101775110 gene encoding phytochrome a, whose amino-acid sequence MSSSRPTQSSTSSSRTRQSSRARILAQTTLDAELNAEYEESGDSFDYSKLVEAQRTAPPEQQGRSEKVIAYLQHIQRGKLIQPFGCLLALDEKSFRVIAFSENAPEMLTTVSHAVPNVDGPPKLGIGTNVRSLFTDPGATALQKALGFADVSLLNPILVQCKTSGKPFYAIVHRATGCLVVDFEPVKPTEFPATAAGALQSYKLAAKAISKIQSLPGGSMEALCNTVVKEVFDLTGYDRVMAYKFHEDEHGEVFAEITKPGIEPYLGLHYPATDIPQAARFLFMKNKVRMICDCRARSVKIIEDEALSIDISLCGSTLRAPHSCHLQYMENMNSIASLVMAVVVNENEEDDEPEPEQPPQQQKKKRLWGLIVCHHESPRYVPFPLRYACEFLAQVFAVHVNKEFELEKQIREKSILRMQTMLSDMLFREASPLSIISGSPNIMDLVRCDGAALLYGDKVWRLQTAPTESQIRDIAFWLSEVHRDSTGLSTDSLQDAGYPGAASLGDMICGMAVAKITSKDVLFWFRSHTAAEIKWGGAKHDPSDKDDNRRMHPRLSFKAFLEVVKMKSLPWNDYEMDAIHSLQLILRGTLTDAMKPARTSVLDNQIGDLKLDGLAELQAVTSEMVRLMETATVPILAVDGNGLVNGWNQKVAELTGLRVDEAIGRHILTLVEDSSVSTVQRMLYLALQGREEKEVRFELKTHGSKRDDGPVILVVNACASRDLHDHVVGVCFVAQDMTVHKLVMDKFTRVEGDYKAIVHNPNPLIPPIFGADQFGWCSEWNAAMTKLTGWHRDDVIDKMLLGEVFDSSNASCLLKNKDAFVHLCIIINSALAGDEAEKAPFGFFDRNGKYIECLLSVNRKVNADGVVTGVFCFIHVPSDELQHALHVQQASEQTAVRRLKAFSYMRHAINKPLSGMLYSREALKSTGLNEEQMRQVHVADSCHHQLNKILTDLDQDNITDKSSSLDLDMAEFVLQDVVVAAVSQVLIGCQGKGIRVSCNLPERFMKQKVYGDGIRLQQILSDFLFVSVKFSPAGGSVDISSKLTKNSIGENLHLIDLELRIKQQGTGVPAEIISQMYEEENKEQSEEGLSLLVSRNLLRLMNGDIRHMREAGMSTFILTAELASAPTAPGQ is encoded by the exons ATGTCTTCCTCGAGGCCTACTCAGTCTTCCACTTCATCCAGCAGGACTCGCCAGAGCTCCCGAGCGAGGATATTAGCACAAACAACCCTTGATGCTGAACTGAATGCTGAGTATGAAGAATCTGGTGATTCCTTTGATTACTCCAAGTTGGTTGAAGCGCAGCGGACTGCTCCACCTGAGCAGCAAGGGCGTTCAGAGAAGGTCATAGCCTACTTGCAGCACATTCAGAGAGGAAAGCTAATCCAACCATTTGGTTGCTTGTTGGCCCTTGATGAGAAGAGCTTCCGGGTCATTGCATTCAGTGAGAATGCTCCAGAAATGCTTACAACAGTCAGCCATGCCGTGCCTAATGTTGATGGTCCCCCAAAGTTAGGAATTGGCACCAATGTGCGCTCCCTTTTCACTGACCCTGGTGCCACAGCACTGCAGAAGGCACTAGGATTTGCTGACGTTTCTTTGCTGAATCCTATTCTAGTTCAATGCAAGACCTCAGGCAAGCCATTCTATGCCATTGTTCATAGGGCAACTGGTTGTCTGGTGGTGGATTTTGAGCCTGTGAAACCTACAGAATTTCCTGCCACTGCTGCTGGGGCTTTGCAGTCTTACAAGCTTGCTGCTAAGGCAATCTCCAAGATCCAGTCACTACCAGGTGGGAGCATGGAGGCCTTATGCAATACTGTGGTTAAGGAAGTCTTTGACCTTACAGGTTACGACAGGGTTATGGCTTACAAGTTCCACGAAGATGAGCATGGGGAGGTCTTTGCCGAGATCACAAAACCTGGTATTGAGCCTTATCTTGGCCTTCACTATCCGGCCACTGATATCCCTCAAGCTGCCAGGTTTCTTTTCATGAAGAACAAAGTACGAATGATCTGTGATTGTCGTGCAAGATCTGTGAAGATTATTGAAGACGAGGCACTCTCCATTGATATTAGCTTGTGTGGTTCAACTCTTAGAGCACCACACAGTTGTCACCTTCAGTATATGGAGAACATGAACTCAATTGCATCCCTTGTCATGGCTGTTGTGGTCAATGaaaatgaagaagatgatgaaccCGAGCCTGAGCAACCACcacagcagcagaagaagaagaggctgTGGGGTCTCATTGTTTGCCACCATGAGAGCCCCAGATATGTCCCGTTTCCACTGCGCTATGCTTGTGAATTCTTAGCACAAGTGTTTGCTGTCCATGTCAACAAGGAGTTTGAATTAGAGAAGCAGATACGAGAGAAAAGCATTCTACGAATGCAAACAATGCTCTCTGACATGCTATTCAGGGAAGCATCTCCCTTGAGTATCATATCTGGGAGTCCAAATATCATGGACCTAGTTAGATGTGATGGTGCTGCTCTTTTGTATGGGGACAAAGTATGGCGCCTCCAAACGGCTCCAACTGAGTCTCAGATACGTGATATTGCTTTCTGGCTTTCAGAAGTTCATAGGGATTCCACTGGCTTGAGTACTGACAGCCTCCAGGATGCTGGATATCCAGGAGCTGCCTCCCTTGGTGACATGATTTGTGGAATGGCAGTGGCTAAGATAACTTCCAAGGATGTTCTTTTCTGGTTCAGGTCACATACAGCTGCTGAAATCAAATGGGGAGGTGCAAAGCATGATCCATCTGATAAGGACGACAACAGAAGGATGCACCCAAGGTTGTCCTTCAAGGCATTCCTTGAGGTTGTCAAGATGAAGAGTTTGCCATGGAATGACTATGAGATGGATGCTATTCACTCATTGCAACTTATACTTAGAGGTACACTGACTGATGCCATGAAGCCGGCCCGGACATCTGTTTTAGATAACCAGATTGGTGACCTCAAACTTGATGGGCTTGCTGAATTGCAGGCAGTGACAAGTGAAATGGTTCGCCTAATGGAAACAGCAACTGTTCCGATCTTGGCAGTAGATGGCAATGGATTGGTCAATGGATGGAATCAAAAGGTAGCAGAATTGACGGGATTGAGAGTTGATGAGGCTATAGGAAGACACATACTTACACTTGTGGAGGATTCTTCTGTATCAACTGTTCAGAGGATGCTATACTTAGCTCTACAGG GCAGAGAAGAGAAGGAGGTTCGGTTTGAGTTGAAAACACATGGCTCCAAGAGGGATGATGGCCCTGTTATCTTGGTTGTAAATGCTTGTGCCAGTCGTGACCTTCATGACCACGTTGTTGGGGTGTGCTTTGTAGCCCAAGATATGACTGTTCATAAGTTGGTCATGGATAAATTCACTCGTGTTGAAGGGGACTACAAGGCAATCGTTCACAACCCGAACCCACTCATTCCTCCCATATTTGGTGCTGACCAATTTGGGTGGTGCTCTGAGTGGAATGCAGCCATGACCAAGCTTACTGGGTGGCACAGAGATGATGTGATTGATAAGATGCTCCTTGGTGAGGTTTTTGATAGCAGCAATGCTTCATGCCTTTTGAAGAACAAAGACGCATTTGTGCATCTCTGCATCATCATCAACAGTGCATTAGCCGGTGACGAGGCAGAAAAGGCTCCATTTGGCTTCTTTGACCGGAATGGGAAGTACATTGAGTGTCTTCTTTCAGTGAACAGAAAAGTAAATGCAGATGGTGTTGTCACCGGAGTGTTCTGTTTCATTCATGTTCCTAGTGATGAGCTGCAGCATGCACTACATGTGCAGCAAGCCTCGGAGCAGACAGCAGTAAGGAGGTTGAAGGCTTTCTCGTACATGCGACATGCCATAAACAAACCTCTCTCAGGTATGCTTTATTCTAGGGAAGCGCTCAAGAGCACAGGTCTGAATGAAGAGCAGATGAGGCAGGTCCATGTCGCGGATAGTTGTCATCACCAGCTAAACAAGATACTTACCGACTTGGATCAAGATAACATAACTGACAA GTCAAGTAGTTTGGATTTGGATATGGCTGAATTTGTGTTGCAAGATGTGGTGGTGGCTGCAGTCAGTCAAGTACTGATAGGTTGCCAGGGTAAAGGGATCAGAGTTTCTTGCAATCTGCCAGAGAGATTCATGAAGCAAAAAGTGTACGGCGATGGTATTCGGCTCCAGCAGATCCTCTCTGACTTCCTATTTGTTTCAGTGAAGTTCTCTCCTGCTGGAGGTTCTGTTGATATCTCTTCCAAACTGACTAAGAACAGCATTGGAGAAAATCTCCATCTCATAGACCTGGAGCTAAG GATAAAGCAGCAGGGAACAGGAGTCCCAGCAGAAATAATATCACAAATGTATGAGGAGGAGAATAAGGAACAATCAGAAGAGGGCTTGAGCCTTCTTGTTTCTAGAAACCTTCTGAGGCTCATGAATGGTGATATTCGTCACATGAGGGAAGCTGGCATGTCAACATTCATCCTTACCGCTGAACTTGCCTCTGCCCCTACCGCCCCTGGACAATGA
- the LOC101775786 gene encoding protein REVEILLE 8-like, whose product MPAAARSIVMAGKKTRKPYTITRPRERWAADEHDRFLHALVLFGRDWKRIEAFVATKTSTQIRSHAQKHFLKAQKLGITPPPPHPRLAAVLAQPPVSCPPAWFPGDAMARSDETLIQLPLSPDELYFAQVYRFVGDIFGSDAPQPVETQLQRLVGADPVIVDTILRVLGNLEENLSLWDV is encoded by the coding sequence AtgccagcggcggcgaggtcgattGTGATGGCGGGGAAGAAGACCCGGAAGCCGTACACCATCACCAGGCCGCGGGAGAGGTGGGCCGCCGACGAGCACGACCGGTTCCTCCACGCCTTGGTGCTGTTCGGCCGCGATTGGAAGAGGATTGAGGCCTTCGTCGCCACCAAGACCTCCACGCAGATACGCAGCCACGCCCAGAAGCACTTCCTCAAGGcgcagaagcttggcatcacgccgccgccgccgcaccctcgcCTCGCCGCGGTCCTTGCTCAGCCACCCGTCAGCTGCCCGCCGGCGTGGTTTCCTGGCGACGCCATGGCGCGAAGCGACGAGACGCTGATTCAGCTCCCGTTGTCTCCGGATGAACTGTACTTCGCTCAGGTGTACAGGTTCGTTGGCGACATCTTCGGCTCTGACGCGCCGCAGCCGGTCGAGACACAGCTGCAGAGGCTGGTCGGCGCGGACCCTGTCATTGTGGACACCATCTTGCGGGTCCTAGGAAACCTCGAAGAAAACCTGTCTCTTTGGGACGTGTGA